The following coding sequences lie in one Hyphobacterium sp. CCMP332 genomic window:
- a CDS encoding TIGR02186 family protein — translation MIAALAAVVLMLQGQPAMDIEPQTGPRIVAALSQEVVEIRSDFAGAEIILFGAVTGFSDEDDIVIVVRGPHTDLRVMRKERTFGIWINRAPVRFEDVPSYYSVASTRPLQDVGGFSALRREGIGLQHLRLSAPDSERTEVRLGVEVTVSEIAEDIIEYREAISRNRRRDALFAETATGLEILEGGLFRATVALPPATPVGDYTADVYLFRDGRAVASGTVALEVRKAGIERIIYNFAHEHGWLYGLVSIALALLFGWGAAAIFNRR, via the coding sequence ATGATCGCCGCCCTCGCCGCCGTCGTCCTGATGCTGCAAGGCCAGCCGGCCATGGATATCGAGCCACAAACCGGCCCGCGTATCGTGGCGGCGCTCAGTCAGGAAGTCGTGGAAATCCGCTCCGACTTTGCGGGCGCAGAGATCATTCTCTTCGGGGCCGTGACCGGTTTTTCCGACGAGGATGATATCGTTATCGTCGTGCGTGGCCCGCACACCGATCTGCGCGTCATGCGCAAGGAGCGCACATTCGGCATCTGGATCAATCGCGCGCCGGTGCGGTTTGAAGACGTGCCCAGCTATTATTCCGTCGCCTCCACCCGTCCGCTTCAGGATGTCGGCGGATTCTCCGCCTTGCGCCGCGAAGGGATCGGGCTGCAGCATTTGCGCCTCAGCGCGCCGGACAGCGAGCGGACCGAAGTCCGCCTCGGTGTCGAAGTGACCGTCAGCGAAATTGCCGAGGACATCATCGAATACCGCGAAGCCATCAGCCGCAACCGCAGGCGCGATGCTTTGTTTGCGGAAACCGCAACCGGTCTTGAAATACTCGAAGGCGGGCTTTTCCGCGCCACTGTCGCCCTGCCCCCGGCCACACCGGTCGGCGACTATACCGCGGACGTCTATCTCTTCCGCGACGGTCGTGCGGTCGCCTCCGGCACGGTCGCGCTGGAAGTCCGCAAGGCCGGCATCGAACGCATCATCTATAATTTTGCGCACGAGCATGGCTGGCTGTACGGGCTGGTCTCGATTGCCCTCGCGCTTCTGTTCGGCTGGGGCGCCGCAGCCATCTTCAACAGGAGATAG
- a CDS encoding DUF3429 domain-containing protein, with product MSSRPVLPFVLGIAGLVPFVGLAIFWAFSFGLPRPTPIFWIVWYGAAILSFLGGSRWGAEISNNPQSPNSLRLTLAMLPPLLGWLAAILVNELAFGAALALLIAALGFQLAWDILAIRSGIFPRWYLPLRILLTVVAVLSLQAVAVSGTQPLWF from the coding sequence ATGAGTTCGCGTCCGGTTTTGCCCTTTGTGCTCGGTATTGCCGGGCTTGTGCCGTTTGTGGGGCTGGCAATATTTTGGGCCTTCAGTTTTGGGCTTCCACGACCCACACCAATCTTTTGGATAGTCTGGTATGGTGCGGCCATCCTTTCGTTTCTGGGCGGATCAAGGTGGGGCGCGGAGATAAGCAATAATCCGCAAAGCCCAAATTCGCTACGACTAACTTTAGCAATGTTACCACCGTTGCTAGGTTGGTTGGCAGCAATATTGGTGAATGAATTGGCCTTTGGAGCAGCCTTGGCTCTGCTTATTGCGGCTCTTGGTTTTCAACTTGCCTGGGATATCCTTGCAATTCGATCTGGCATTTTTCCACGTTGGTACCTGCCACTCCGAATTTTACTTACCGTCGTCGCCGTCTTGAGTTTGCAGGCTGTTGCAGTCTCAGGCACTCAGCCTTTGTGGTTCTAG
- the pdeM gene encoding ligase-associated DNA damage response endonuclease PdeM, whose translation MAEAAKTIEEPMCRVNGVAVVPHLSGALFVPEFSALLVADLHFEKGSAYAAGGQLLPPYDTRKTISRLSEAVTDCGAQTVIALGDSFHDLGADNRIHDADAESLAALVSSASEWIWIEGNHDPEPPARFGGRTMPDMTLGGLMLRHEPSEGDAPGEICGHLHPAAKVAGRGRRLRCFATDGRRMILPAFGAYAGGLSVRDAAITSVFGRCPDAWVMGRDAVYPIPARRVVG comes from the coding sequence ATGGCTGAGGCTGCGAAGACAATCGAAGAGCCGATGTGCCGCGTCAATGGCGTCGCGGTCGTGCCGCACCTGTCCGGTGCGCTGTTCGTGCCGGAATTTTCGGCGCTGCTGGTCGCCGATCTGCACTTTGAAAAAGGCTCTGCCTATGCCGCCGGCGGACAGCTCCTGCCGCCTTACGACACGCGCAAGACAATTTCGCGCCTGTCTGAAGCGGTTACCGATTGCGGTGCGCAGACCGTCATCGCGCTGGGCGACAGTTTTCATGATCTCGGCGCAGACAATCGCATTCATGACGCGGACGCGGAAAGCCTTGCGGCGCTGGTTTCATCGGCTTCAGAATGGATCTGGATCGAGGGCAATCACGATCCGGAACCGCCCGCGCGTTTCGGTGGCCGCACCATGCCGGACATGACGCTCGGCGGGCTGATGCTTCGGCATGAACCGTCAGAGGGTGACGCGCCGGGCGAGATTTGCGGGCATCTTCATCCTGCGGCGAAAGTCGCCGGGCGCGGGCGGCGTCTGCGCTGTTTTGCAACCGATGGCCGCCGCATGATCCTTCCGGCCTTCGGGGCCTATGCGGGCGGGCTGTCGGTGCGCGATGCCGCGATCACATCGGTCTTCGGTCGCTGCCCGGATGCCTGGGTGATGGGCCGCGATGCCGTCTATCCGATCCCGGCGCGGCGGGTGGTGGGCTAG
- a CDS encoding ligase-associated DNA damage response DEXH box helicase yields MNECLLPSRFSGWFAARGWRARPHQLEMIAAAQAGEDALLIAPTGGGKTLGGFLPSLIALTDVAAEGPKRSYRLHTLYISPLKALSVDVARNLMTPVAEMALDIRIETRTGDTPAGKRQRQRDKPPDILLTTPEQLALFCASPNARAFFGDLKRIIIDEIHALAPQKRGDLLSLGLATLAQWAPEARRAGLSATVSDEGGLARWLTPQGEIPAFARIVRGSEGPKPQIDILSSKARIPWSGHSARHAMGEVYETIKQARLSLIFVNTRAQAEATFQELWRLNDDGLAIALHHGSLAVEQRRKVEAAMAAGQLKAVVCTSTLDLGIDWGDVDLVIQMGAPKGSARLIQRLGRSNHRLDEPSRALLAPANRFEHLECEAARMAVSEGVLDGEPLRAGALDVLAQHMTGRACGEAISSDDLFHEVTQAAPYAGLTRREFDRVLEFCSTGGYALDNYERFRRLIRNRDGLWQARNARVAQRHRMNVGTIIEAEMLPVVLSSPVHGGGGSKADGGGQPPSAFQATPPASRGRKTMRRWGRSLGEVEEWFLEQLVPGDTFVFAGQILEFQGISENTALVTRSSDPEPKVPSYNGGKFPLSTYLAKRVREIAHDPAKWTVLPEQVRDWLVLQQEKSRLPEPDDLLVETFPRGGKHYLVCYPFEGRLAHQSLGMLLTRRLERLRMRPTGFVANEYALAVWGLRDLSGVDMDALFSEDMLGDDLDAWLAESPLMKRTFRQCAIISGLIERRLPGHEKTSRQVTFSADLIYDVLREHDPNHILLQAAWRDAATGLLDIRRLGDALKRVKGNIHSIDLPRVSPLAVPVMLEIGREPVYGEAQESILADAADDLVKDAMANG; encoded by the coding sequence ATGAATGAATGTCTTCTGCCATCGCGGTTTTCCGGCTGGTTTGCGGCGCGCGGCTGGCGGGCCCGCCCGCATCAGCTGGAGATGATTGCCGCCGCGCAGGCCGGTGAGGATGCGCTGCTGATCGCGCCCACGGGCGGTGGCAAGACACTCGGCGGATTTCTGCCCAGCCTGATCGCGCTGACGGATGTGGCCGCCGAGGGGCCGAAGAGGTCCTACCGGCTTCACACACTCTATATTTCGCCGCTGAAGGCCTTGTCGGTGGATGTCGCCCGCAATCTGATGACGCCGGTTGCGGAGATGGCGCTGGATATCCGCATCGAAACCCGCACCGGAGATACGCCAGCCGGTAAGCGACAGCGTCAGCGCGACAAGCCACCGGACATATTGCTGACCACGCCGGAACAGCTGGCGCTGTTTTGCGCCTCACCCAATGCGCGGGCGTTTTTCGGTGATCTCAAGCGCATCATCATTGACGAAATCCACGCCCTTGCCCCGCAAAAGCGGGGTGATCTGTTGTCGCTCGGGCTGGCGACGCTGGCGCAATGGGCCCCCGAGGCCAGGCGGGCCGGACTGTCGGCGACGGTGTCGGACGAGGGCGGGCTGGCGCGATGGCTCACCCCGCAAGGGGAGATACCGGCATTCGCCCGGATTGTGCGCGGCAGCGAAGGTCCGAAGCCGCAGATCGATATTCTCTCCAGCAAGGCGCGCATTCCCTGGTCAGGGCATTCCGCCCGCCATGCGATGGGCGAAGTTTACGAGACGATCAAACAGGCCCGCCTGTCGCTGATCTTCGTGAACACCCGCGCGCAGGCCGAAGCGACCTTCCAGGAACTCTGGCGGCTGAATGATGACGGTCTGGCGATTGCCCTGCACCATGGATCGCTGGCGGTCGAGCAACGCCGCAAGGTGGAGGCCGCCATGGCGGCGGGTCAGCTGAAAGCCGTGGTCTGCACCTCGACGCTCGATCTCGGCATAGACTGGGGCGATGTCGATCTGGTGATCCAGATGGGCGCGCCGAAGGGCTCGGCACGATTGATCCAGCGGCTGGGGCGGTCCAATCACCGGCTGGACGAACCCTCGCGGGCGCTTCTCGCTCCGGCCAACCGGTTTGAACATCTGGAATGCGAAGCCGCGCGCATGGCGGTGTCCGAGGGCGTGCTGGATGGCGAGCCCTTGCGTGCCGGAGCGCTGGATGTGCTGGCCCAGCATATGACCGGACGGGCGTGTGGCGAAGCCATATCCAGCGATGACCTGTTCCATGAAGTCACCCAGGCCGCGCCCTATGCGGGCCTTACCCGCCGTGAATTCGACCGGGTGCTGGAATTTTGCTCCACGGGCGGATACGCGCTGGATAATTACGAGCGCTTCCGGCGTTTGATCCGCAACCGGGACGGGCTCTGGCAGGCGCGCAATGCGCGCGTGGCGCAGCGCCACCGGATGAATGTCGGCACGATCATTGAAGCGGAGATGCTGCCAGTTGTTCTTTCCTCCCCCGTTCACGGGGGAGGTGGCAGCAAAGCTGACGGAGGGGGCCAGCCCCCCTCGGCCTTTCAGGCCACTCCCCCCGCAAGCAGGGGGAGAAAAACGATGAGGCGCTGGGGGCGTTCCCTCGGCGAGGTCGAGGAGTGGTTTCTCGAACAACTGGTGCCCGGCGACACCTTCGTCTTTGCCGGGCAGATACTGGAATTCCAGGGGATTTCCGAGAACACTGCTCTGGTGACGCGCTCGTCCGATCCGGAGCCGAAAGTGCCGTCCTACAATGGCGGCAAGTTTCCGCTCTCCACCTATCTCGCAAAGCGGGTGCGCGAGATTGCACATGACCCGGCAAAATGGACTGTTCTGCCCGAACAGGTGCGCGACTGGCTCGTCCTGCAACAGGAAAAATCGCGCCTGCCGGAGCCGGATGACCTTCTGGTCGAAACCTTTCCGCGCGGGGGCAAGCACTATCTCGTCTGTTATCCGTTCGAGGGCCGTCTGGCGCATCAGTCGCTGGGCATGTTGCTGACCCGGCGGCTGGAGCGTCTGCGGATGCGGCCAACGGGCTTTGTCGCCAATGAATATGCGCTGGCCGTCTGGGGGCTGCGCGATCTCTCCGGCGTCGATATGGACGCGCTGTTTTCAGAAGACATGCTGGGCGATGATCTCGATGCCTGGCTGGCGGAGAGCCCGCTGATGAAGCGGACCTTCCGGCAATGCGCCATCATTTCCGGCCTGATCGAGCGGCGGCTGCCGGGACATGAAAAGACCAGCCGTCAGGTCACGTTTTCAGCCGACCTGATCTATGATGTTTTGCGCGAGCACGACCCGAATCATATCCTCTTGCAGGCGGCGTGGCGCGATGCGGCGACGGGGCTGCTGGATATTCGCCGGCTGGGGGATGCGCTGAAGCGTGTGAAGGGGAATATCCATTCCATCGACCTGCCGCGGGTCTCGCCGCTGGCCGTGCCGGTCATGCTCGAAATCGGGCGCGAACCTGTTTACGGCGAAGCGCAGGAAAGCATTCTGGCGGATGCGGCCGATGATCTGGTGAAGGACGCAATGGCGAATGGCTGA
- a CDS encoding SEL1-like repeat protein, translating into MSSAGPWSVKGIDPRARARAKTAARREGMTLGEWLNTVILDGGPDRDGEPRWETSLESYPGFASRSDEGDALLRGMVERLTERIESTEQHSASFLNEVDRSLSDLAERVEQTDQTWRQDQTRTRELAEAARSAAEALALRVKRIEEAGGAADPQTLKTFESAFGKLAQRVFRNENDSLRSAEIMQSALDEFGQATEAATVSLQKRIETMEAGQTRLGDDLRKTASRSHETGQVLQSLHTAADRLRRRVEDTERLTHDAASAFEQSVARIDTRLRSLETRPFAADNGDLDRRFDLLSDELARVVADTRAQVARELEDAVSEPRVERLERALKSAETRIAAAETSHSESLSRIGLEITRLARVMDDRISESEKKAEALHNTDRADRELTQRFDAVRHENREAIQKLGEDVSALGRSLGERVEKSEARAAEAIETATKSMSDAVARLEERQAAKSQESDLEDRLRQSEERTAKRIEDAISGISGKLEQARAEAEESLSPVQRAMNALADRLEAIENRAASEEPAVEETPAAAPQPAPAMRQTAYSEPDFSTPLPPPPDAETPPGYDDDEVDDPFIIAEAATPPSRNTVREPVEPDEFLVDEQALEQERADAGQRRHRGPSSDAGMILQPMAPVDEPVRRQRPRQQPAEAPRQKPRAALGATADADFLAAARSRTRGDRSASFDPYVTESSEGGNGRVIMIAASLLGFVAIASAAGMLLYDNFNGEPASTAEALTADVLGDGSTTRPIGIESDNATDTSQPAGTSDPAMDTDAAGEPVTETAAAPEQTATQVAAPQTAAPVETSPPPAAEAESSVPSEPVVVTLPTLQQAAAAGDPVARYLLGEERLSSGDVAGAAALIRRAAEQNVPAAQYRYAKLLERGEGVDQDLAAARQWTRRAADAGHRRAMHNLGVMYATGSGGEENLEEAFRWFEEAALRGLTDSQYNLAVLFQQGQGTEQSPGDAYAWYSIASAGGDTGAGQQAAAIAGTLSAETLSQANAVVASFTPRPFDAEANGQYNRNWGATITLDTDLIASAQSLLNTLGYDAGVADGQLGPRTETAVRAFQTDRGLPPTGIIDPALIGRLENARSG; encoded by the coding sequence ATGTCCTCGGCGGGACCCTGGAGTGTCAAAGGCATAGACCCCCGCGCCCGCGCTCGCGCCAAGACCGCAGCGCGCCGGGAAGGCATGACGCTGGGCGAATGGTTGAACACCGTGATCCTGGACGGCGGACCCGACCGCGATGGCGAGCCGCGCTGGGAAACCAGTCTGGAAAGCTATCCCGGATTTGCCAGCCGCAGCGACGAAGGCGATGCCCTGTTGCGCGGCATGGTCGAACGCCTCACCGAACGCATCGAATCGACCGAACAGCATTCCGCCAGCTTCCTGAATGAAGTCGACCGCTCGCTCTCGGATCTGGCCGAGCGCGTGGAGCAAACCGACCAGACCTGGCGGCAGGATCAAACCCGGACACGCGAGCTCGCCGAGGCCGCGCGATCTGCGGCTGAAGCCCTCGCCCTGCGCGTCAAGCGCATCGAGGAGGCCGGCGGCGCGGCAGACCCGCAAACGCTCAAGACGTTTGAATCCGCATTCGGCAAACTCGCCCAGCGTGTTTTCCGCAACGAGAATGACAGCCTGCGCTCCGCCGAAATCATGCAATCGGCGCTGGATGAATTCGGACAGGCGACCGAAGCTGCCACCGTCTCCCTGCAAAAGCGCATCGAAACCATGGAGGCGGGCCAGACCCGCCTGGGCGATGACTTGCGCAAGACCGCCAGCCGGTCGCACGAGACTGGCCAGGTCCTGCAGAGCCTGCACACGGCAGCCGACCGGCTTCGCCGCCGCGTCGAGGACACCGAGCGTCTGACCCATGACGCCGCCAGCGCGTTCGAGCAATCCGTCGCCCGGATTGATACCCGCTTGCGCTCGCTCGAAACCCGGCCGTTTGCAGCCGATAATGGCGATCTCGACCGCCGCTTTGACCTGTTGTCCGATGAGTTGGCGCGGGTTGTCGCCGACACCCGTGCGCAGGTCGCACGCGAGCTGGAAGACGCCGTCTCCGAACCGCGGGTCGAGCGCCTAGAACGCGCGCTGAAATCGGCCGAGACCCGGATTGCCGCCGCTGAAACCTCGCATTCGGAATCCCTGAGCCGGATCGGCCTTGAAATCACCCGCCTCGCCCGCGTCATGGATGACCGCATCAGCGAGAGCGAGAAAAAAGCCGAAGCGCTTCACAATACCGACAGGGCCGACCGCGAACTGACCCAGCGCTTCGATGCCGTGCGTCATGAAAACCGCGAAGCCATTCAGAAACTCGGCGAAGACGTCTCGGCCCTCGGACGGTCACTCGGCGAGCGCGTCGAGAAGAGCGAAGCGCGCGCCGCAGAAGCCATCGAAACCGCCACCAAATCCATGTCGGATGCCGTAGCGCGTCTCGAAGAACGCCAGGCCGCCAAATCGCAGGAAAGCGATCTCGAAGATCGTTTGCGTCAGTCTGAGGAACGCACGGCCAAGCGGATCGAGGACGCGATCAGCGGCATATCCGGCAAACTGGAACAGGCGCGCGCCGAAGCCGAGGAAAGCCTGTCTCCGGTTCAGCGCGCCATGAATGCGCTCGCGGATCGTCTGGAAGCCATCGAAAACCGCGCGGCTTCAGAAGAACCCGCCGTGGAAGAGACGCCCGCCGCCGCGCCTCAGCCAGCTCCCGCCATGCGTCAGACGGCCTATTCCGAGCCGGATTTCAGCACACCCCTGCCCCCGCCACCTGATGCGGAAACGCCGCCAGGTTATGACGACGATGAGGTCGACGATCCCTTCATCATCGCCGAGGCTGCCACTCCGCCTTCCCGCAATACCGTGCGGGAACCGGTAGAGCCCGATGAATTCCTGGTCGACGAACAGGCGCTGGAACAGGAGCGCGCAGACGCCGGTCAGCGCCGCCATCGCGGACCCTCCTCCGATGCGGGCATGATCCTGCAACCGATGGCGCCGGTTGACGAACCGGTCCGCCGTCAGCGTCCGCGTCAACAACCGGCCGAAGCGCCACGTCAGAAGCCGCGGGCGGCACTGGGCGCAACGGCAGATGCCGACTTCCTCGCGGCAGCCCGCAGCCGCACACGCGGCGACCGCTCGGCCAGCTTCGACCCTTATGTGACCGAAAGTTCCGAGGGCGGGAATGGCCGCGTCATCATGATCGCCGCCAGCCTGTTGGGTTTTGTCGCCATCGCGTCCGCAGCGGGCATGCTGCTTTACGACAATTTCAATGGTGAGCCGGCCAGCACCGCTGAAGCCTTGACGGCGGATGTGCTTGGCGACGGCAGCACAACCCGGCCAATCGGCATCGAATCAGACAATGCTACGGATACCAGTCAGCCCGCCGGGACATCTGACCCCGCGATGGACACGGACGCCGCCGGGGAGCCGGTAACAGAGACCGCCGCCGCGCCGGAACAGACCGCCACGCAAGTCGCAGCGCCGCAGACGGCCGCGCCGGTCGAGACGTCACCTCCGCCCGCCGCCGAAGCCGAAAGCTCCGTGCCGAGCGAGCCGGTCGTCGTCACCCTGCCGACCCTGCAGCAAGCCGCCGCAGCCGGAGATCCGGTCGCGCGCTATCTGCTGGGCGAGGAACGCCTGTCGAGCGGCGATGTCGCCGGCGCCGCCGCGCTCATCCGGCGTGCCGCCGAACAGAATGTCCCCGCCGCGCAGTATCGCTATGCCAAACTGCTGGAGCGCGGCGAAGGCGTGGATCAGGACCTGGCGGCGGCCCGCCAGTGGACCCGCCGCGCCGCCGATGCCGGCCATCGCCGCGCCATGCACAATCTCGGCGTCATGTATGCCACCGGATCGGGCGGTGAAGAAAACCTCGAAGAGGCTTTCCGCTGGTTCGAAGAGGCCGCCCTGCGCGGACTGACGGATTCCCAGTACAATCTGGCGGTTCTGTTCCAGCAGGGACAGGGCACGGAGCAAAGCCCCGGCGATGCCTATGCCTGGTACTCCATTGCGTCTGCCGGGGGAGATACCGGTGCCGGCCAACAGGCGGCCGCCATTGCCGGCACACTGAGCGCCGAAACCCTGTCTCAGGCCAATGCCGTTGTCGCCAGCTTCACACCCCGCCCCTTCGATGCCGAAGCCAACGGCCAATACAATCGCAATTGGGGCGCAACGATCACGCTTGATACCGATCTGATTGCCTCGGCCCAGAGCCTTCTGAACACGCTGGGCTATGATGCTGGTGTGGCGGATGGCCAGCTCGGCCCCCGCACCGAAACGGCGGTTCGCGCCTTCCAGACGGATCGGGGACTGCCACCGACCGGCATTATCGATCCAGCCTTGATCGGGCGCCTGGAAAACGCCCGCTCCGGCTAG
- a CDS encoding sulfite exporter TauE/SafE family protein yields the protein MQIYLPIAEISVNIFLLLGLGLGVGFLSGMFGVGGGFLMTPLLFFIGIPPAVAVSTQANQIVASSASGAIAHWRRQSLDLKMGVFLLIGGAAGSIGGVQLFSFLRSLGQIDLIISLCYVGFLGVIGELMLIESIGAIRRRARAGHATQPVSKRRKRRLIDRLPFKTRFPESGLYLSIIPPIVIGFFVGLLSAIMGVGGGFIMVPAMIYILRMPTNVVIGTSLFQILFVTALITFLQAAQNQTVDIVLSLLLIIGGVIGAQFGARAGRHIKAEELRVALALMVLIVCLKLGWDLVATPADLFTILPAREVGA from the coding sequence ATGCAGATCTACCTGCCGATCGCCGAAATTTCGGTCAATATATTCCTCCTGCTGGGCCTCGGCCTCGGGGTGGGTTTCCTGTCCGGCATGTTCGGCGTTGGCGGTGGCTTTCTGATGACGCCGCTGCTCTTCTTCATCGGCATTCCGCCGGCAGTCGCCGTGTCGACCCAGGCCAATCAGATCGTGGCCTCCTCGGCCTCCGGCGCCATCGCGCACTGGCGTCGGCAATCGCTCGATCTGAAGATGGGAGTTTTCCTGCTGATCGGCGGCGCGGCGGGCTCGATCGGCGGCGTCCAGCTCTTCTCTTTCCTGCGAAGTCTGGGCCAGATCGATCTGATTATTTCGCTGTGCTATGTCGGCTTTCTGGGTGTGATTGGCGAGCTGATGCTGATTGAAAGCATCGGCGCCATCCGCCGCCGTGCGCGCGCCGGACACGCCACCCAGCCGGTTTCCAAACGCCGCAAGCGCCGGCTGATTGACCGTCTGCCATTCAAGACCCGCTTTCCCGAATCCGGGCTTTACCTGTCCATCATTCCGCCCATCGTGATCGGCTTTTTCGTGGGTCTTTTGTCGGCGATCATGGGTGTGGGTGGCGGCTTCATCATGGTCCCGGCCATGATCTATATTCTGCGCATGCCGACCAATGTCGTGATCGGAACCTCCCTGTTCCAGATCCTCTTCGTGACAGCGCTGATCACCTTTCTTCAGGCCGCCCAGAACCAGACCGTGGATATCGTCCTGTCGCTTCTTCTAATCATCGGCGGCGTCATCGGGGCCCAGTTCGGAGCACGCGCCGGACGGCATATCAAGGCCGAGGAATTGCGCGTCGCACTCGCACTGATGGTGCTGATTGTCTGTCTCAAGCTGGGCTGGGATCTGGTGGCCACACCGGCCGATCTCTTCACCATCCTGCCCGCAAGGGAGGTCGGCGCATGA
- a CDS encoding MerR family DNA-binding transcriptional regulator has product MSTTTLTNSEFTIRDLASEFDVTARTLRFYEQKGLLNPGRKGASRVYSIADRARLVLVLRGKRVGFSLDEIREMLDMEAITSQDPSALTDMLDRFHERIDALNSQRDDIDAAIAELEAGRTWLEDRLANREPSEEIKHRARAFEALAAARMNVWTGASPEPGSHETQT; this is encoded by the coding sequence ATGAGCACGACCACTCTGACAAACAGCGAATTCACGATCCGGGATCTGGCATCCGAATTTGACGTGACCGCGCGCACGCTGCGGTTCTACGAACAAAAGGGCCTGCTCAATCCGGGACGCAAGGGCGCTTCGCGCGTCTATTCCATCGCTGATCGTGCACGGCTGGTTCTGGTCCTGCGCGGCAAGCGCGTCGGCTTCTCGCTCGACGAAATCCGCGAAATGCTGGATATGGAAGCGATCACCTCGCAAGACCCGTCGGCCCTGACCGACATGCTGGACCGGTTCCATGAGCGCATCGATGCGCTGAACAGCCAGCGTGACGATATTGATGCGGCGATTGCCGAGCTGGAAGCCGGCCGGACCTGGCTGGAAGACCGGCTCGCCAATCGCGAACCATCCGAAGAAATCAAACACCGCGCCCGGGCTTTTGAAGCTTTGGCGGCGGCCCGCATGAATGTCTGGACGGGTGCTTCGCCCGAACCGGGCTCTCACGAAACACAGACCTGA